The bacterium sequence GGCTGATTTCAGGTATCTTTTTTCTCCATCCTCGGTGGCTGTGGTGGGAGCCACCGAAGACCAGGGAAAGCTAGGATTTCATGTCATGAAAAGCCTTCTGAGCGGTGGGTTTTCAGGCAGGGTTATTCCTGTGAATCCTGCCAGGCAAAGTGTGCTGGGCTTGAAGGCCTATCCTTCCCTAAAGGAAGTCCCTGGTATGGTGGATCTGGTGGTGCTGGTGGTGCCTGCCAGCAAGGTCCTGGAACAGGTTGGGATCTGTGCAAACCGAGGGGTCAGAGGGATCGTTCTCATAACAGCTGGCTTCAAAGAAATAGATGATCCATGGGGAGCCCAACTGGAAAAGCAGGTGGGGGAGGCAGCTAAGGGGGCATCGATCCCTATCATCGGTCCCAACACCTTCGGCCTGGTGAGTCTCCACGAGGGACTCAATGCTTCTTTTACGCCGGAATTCTCTAGGGTGAAGCCTGGGGGGATCGCCCTCATAAGCCAAAGCGGAGGCATGTCCCACCTGCTGGCTTTCCTGGCACTTAGATATGGGGCAAGATTCAGCAAGGTCGTAGGTCTTGGGAATCGATGCAACGTGGACTTCCAGGACTTGCTAGAATACCTGATCATGGATCCTTTAACCAGATGCGTGGCTCTTTACATAGAGGGGCTGGAGAGGGCAAGAGAGCTTAGTCAGGAGGCCCAGAGGCTCAAGGGTCAAAAACCACTGGTGGCTTACAAGTGCGGAAGATCAGAGTTGGGAAATAAAGCCAGCCGCTCCCACACCGGGAGCCTGGCGGGCAGCTATGACATTTACCGGGGTGCATTCAGACAAAGCGGTATTCTTTGGGTGGAGTCTTCGGAGAGCCTTCTGGATGCAGCCAGGGTGCTGGAGGTCTGCCCGCCCGTAAAAGGCAATAGAGTCGCCATACTCTCTGGCCAGGCAGGGCCAGCTATGGCAGCCCTGGATGTGTGCCTGAGCAATGGTTTGGAAGTAAGGCCTTTTGACAACCAGACCATGCAAAAGATTGAAAGGCTTCTACCCCCCCTGGCCCTGCGGGTCAATCCCGTGGACATGGGTCCGGCCTGGTACGATAAGGAGGCCATCAGGGAAATAGTCAAGGCCATCATGGAAAGCCAGGCTGTTGATGCCATCTTGCTGCTGATAATGTTCGCCTCGGCCAATAGGGGTGCAGTGGCAGGGCTGAGGGATCTCTTAATGGAGTTTGGCCAAAAGAAACCAGTTATAAGCTGTATAGCGGCCCCTCCCAACATATGGGATGAGCAGGTGCAGGAACTGGAAGAGCAAAAAGCGCTCGTGAACTATCCTACCCCGGAAAGGGCTGCCACTGCCCTTGCAAATCTGTGGCGATGGTCAAAGATGATAAAAAACACAGGGTCCGAATCGTGACTTTTTGAGGCCGTGGCTTCTGTAGCCTTTTGCAGAGAAAAGGGCACAGATCCCACTGGCTTGGTGATATGATGTCCAGCAGGGTAAGATAGAGGCTTGAAGGGTGCTAAGGATATCAGTGTTCAACATATGGGAATCAACATCAAAATGGGGCAGGTTAAAAGAACACCTTCTTCAGGCCAAATGAGTCAGACCGTATTACGCAAAAATATAACATTTTAGGGACTCCGGAGATTTGCATCTCCTGGAGTCCCTCTGATGGTAGATCAAGCGCAGGTGCAAGTGCCTTTTAAAGAAGATCAATAGTCATCGTCCGGCATTGGGAGGTATTCCACTGAGTAAGTCACCTTGCCATCTGCGATCCGTACAAGGGAGGTATGCCTCCTTAAGCTTTCCTTCTCCAGGGGATATTTGGCCTCCACCTCCTTCAAGGCATCGGATAGAAACTGGATCCGTTCGGCCGCTCTCATCTGGTTGAACTCATCCGGCAATGGGATGGTGATCAATTCAGGGCCAGAGGCCCCCTCGTAGCTGAGTGCTCCCGCTCTGTTGAACTGTGTTTTCATGGTCTCTATTTCCGGGTAATGATTTTGATTTCTTACTCAAGAGTATACTTCAATTTGTTTCCCCGAGCAAGAAAAATTTTCATCACTGTCTTTTTTTCCCAACAAAGATACGATGCTGCCAGATGGCCCACCAAAGCCAGGCTTGGAGCACTTGGGGAGCTTAAGAGCTCTCCCCCAGATCCCAAAAAAGACCTGCCATGAGTCCCATGGCATCCCTGGCCAGGGGCAAAAGCATGTGCTCATCTGGGGCGTGTTGACAGCAGCCCTTATAAGAGTGGGGAATCCATACAGTGGGGAGAGACAAAATGTCTCTAAATGCATCGTTGGGCAATGTGCCGCCTAGGTTGGGCAAGAAATCAGGTCTCTGCCCTGAACTCTCATGCAAGGAGCTCATGACCCGCATGACCCAAGGCTCTCTTGGGTTCATTCGGGTTGCGTTGGTCCAGCTTTCCCGGACCCACTTCACCTCCACCTGCTCAAAACCGTGCTGGTCCAAGTGTCTACGGATGGCCGGGAGAAAAGAGCTGGGATCTTGTCCTGCCACGAAACGCAGGTGGCATCTGGCCCAGGCCCTGGGTGGGATGGCGTGGGCAGGAGCAGAGGGATCCCCTGTCTGAAAAGCCAGCACTTCCAGACTGCTCCAGCCAAAGACCTTTTCAGCCAAACTCAATCCGGGCTCACCCCAGCCATTATCAATGGATAAACCCTCTTCTTCCTCCACATCCAGAGCTGCCAGGCTCTCCCGCACCCACTCGGGAATCTCTTCTGGCATCAATTCCGGGATCAGTATCTTTCCCCTGGATGTCACCATGGAGGCTATGGCATGGGCAAGGATGATCCCCGGATTTGCCAGCAGCCCACCCCAGTTACCCGAATGGTGTGCCCCCTTTCTAAGATTCACCTCCAGGTCGAAGTTGAAAACTCCACGGCTTCCGCCGTAAACCGTGGCTCTAGCAGGCCTCAACCTGGGCCCGTCGCTGGCTATGAGCACATGGGCCTCAAGCAGATTGCGATGCTCCTCACAGAATTGATGCAGTCCCGGCGAGCCTATTTCTTCCGCGGTCTCTAAGAGCACTTTCACGTTGAAACCCATGAAGCCCCTTTCCTTCAAAACACAGCGCATGGCAGCGAGGTTTATGGTGTGCTGCCCCTTGTTGTCTGCAGTGCCACGTCCGTATAGTTTTTGACCATCCAGCACAAGTTGCCATGGAGACCTGTTATGAGTCCACCTGCCTTCCATTCCCATGACCGTGTCTCCGTGGCCGTACGTGAGCACCGTGGGTAGCGAAGAATCCTCCATCCTTTGAGCCACCAGAAAAGGCAGACGGGCCACAGCCTTGTTTTCCATGATTTCCCATTGGAAACCCATGGATTCCAGATATGGTCCCATTTCTTGGGACAGATAGTTTCTTATTTGGGGTTCCCTGTCCGGATTTTGGCTTTCAGTGGGGATCGCCACCCTTCGCGCTAGGTCCCCAAAGAACTCACCGCTGTCAACATAATCCCAGGCTCTGGAGATGGCCGCTTTTTTATCCATTTTTTCACCTCTTTGAACTCCTTCTTCCCTCAGCTCAAATCTGGGAAATGGCACTCCAAAACATGTGGCCCCTCCCTGATCTGTGGAGGAGGCTGGCTGCTACAGATCCTCTGTGCTTTGGGGCATCTGGGATGAAAGGCGCAGCCCCCTGGAGGCTCCAGAGGGTCGGGAAAGGCCCAACTCTCGGGAATCTCGGGCAGCCCCAAGGAAGGCTCAGGGGTCAAGATGGAAGAAATCAGTGCTCTGGTATATGGGTGTGCCGGATGCTGGAACAACAGCTCCGTGGGAGCCTCCTCCACTATGCGACCCAGGTACATGACCGCCACCCGGGAGGCCAAGTGCTGTACCACGGCTAGGTTGTGACTCACCAAAAGATAGGTCAAGCCAAAGGATTCCTTGAGATCCATAAGCAGGTTCAAGATTTGAGCTTGTACAGAGACGTCCAGAGCTGAGGTGGGCTCGTCACAGATTACCAAAGAGGGTCTCATGATCAAGGCCCTGGCTATGGCCACCCGCTGTCTCTGTCCACCCGAGAGCTGACCTGGAAGACTCTTGAAAAGATGCCTGGGCAGACCCACTTGATCCATGATTTCCAATGTTTTTTCCCGCCATTGGGAAGCGTTTCCCACCCGATGTATGCGCAAAGGAAGGGAAATGATGCTGCCGAGAGTGTGTCGGGGATTCAAAGATGAATAAGGATCTTGGAAAATGGGCTGAACCACTCTGGACACACTCCGGCGGGAAAGACTGGCCATGGGCTTGCCCAGGACCAGTATCTGCCCTTTGCTGGGCGGCAAGAGGCCAAGCAGCATCTGAACCAGGGTGGTTTTTCCACACCCTGACTCACCCACTAGTCCAAGCACTTCGCCAGGCATTATCTTAAGACTTACCCCCTGGACAGCCCTAAGAAGAAGCTTCCTGCGAAAGGGACTGACCCTCACGGCGAAGGTTCGATAAACCTCCTTTGCCGCCAATATGGGCATGGAAGGCTGCAGTTCTATTTGGTTGGATTCAACAGGCATCTCACAGTCCTGCCCGGGCTCAATTCCATCAAGCCAATGGATCCTTCCAGGCACTCCTTATGCACAAGGCTGCACCTGTTGGAGAAATAGCAACGATTCAGGTCTCCCAGAAGGGCAGGAACCAAGCCTGGGATGGCTCCCAGACGCTGCCCTGGTCTTGTCTTACCCGGCACCGGGATGCAATCCATCAGAGCCTTAGTGTAAGGATGCAACGGGTTGGAGAAGACCTCCTGGGTGGTTCCCGTCTCCACAATCTGCCCAGCATACATGACCACTACCCTGTGCGAAGTTCGGGCCACCACACCCAGATCATGAGTTATCAACACAACGCTGAGGCTAAACTCCTGCTGCAGGTTCTTGATGAGTCGCAGTATTTGGGCCTGGATGGTAACATCCAAGGCTGTGGTGGGCTCGTCGGCTATCAGCAGCTTGGGTTCACACATTAGGGCCATGGCGATCATGACTCTTTGGCGAAGCCCTCCTGAAAGCTGATGAGGATACTGTCTTAGTCTGTGTTGGCCGGCCGTGATTCCCACATGCTCCAGCAATTCCAGAGCCCTTTGTCTTGCCTTCAGCCTGGAGACTCCCTTGTGGCGTCTAATCACTTCCATGAGCTGGTTACCCACCGTGTAACATGGATTAAGGCAGGTCATGGGTTCCTGGAAGATCATGCTCATTCTGTTGCCTCTGATTTCCGACATCCTTCGATCGCTGGCCCAAGAGAGTTCTTCCCCCTCCAACTTGAGGCTTGTTACACTTCTGATGGCTGTTTTGGGTAAAAGACCCATGATGGCCAGTGCTGTCAAAGACTTCCCACATCCCGACTCTCCCACCAGGCACAGAGTCTCCCCGGACTCCACAGAGAAAGACAGATCCTGAACCGGGTGCACCATTGTTCTGCGCCAGGGGATCTTCACATGCAGTCCCTCAACTTCCAACACTGGGTTCATATACGGGTCTCCGGAGCAGTCACATCCCTGATGCCATCACCCACCAGATTAATGGCCAGTACCAATAAGAAGAGAGCAACTCCGGGGATGGTGATGACCCATGGGCTGAACAACATGAACTCCTTTCCCTCCGACACCATGAGCCCCCAGGAAGGCAAGGGAGGTTGCACTCCCAAACCCAGGAAGGACAGAGCAGCCTCCAGGAGAATGGCCCTGGCCATTTCCAGAGTTATGACCACAACCAGCTGCCCCAGCACATTAGGCAGGATCTCTGTGAAGAGTATGCGATGGGTGGAGGCTCCTGCAGCCTGGGCAGCCTTCACATAGTCGGCCGATCTGACCAGCTGTGTGGATGCCCTCATCACCACTGCAAAGCGATCCCATAGTAAGAATCCCAAGACCAGGATGACCACCTGAAGGGATCCTCCCACCAAAGCCACCACGGCCAGGGCAACCAAGATGACGGGCATGGCCAGGCGCACCATGATGAGGAAGCTCACTACCAGATCCACCCTGCCACCGAAATACCCTGCCAGGATTCCCAGTAGGGATCCTATAACAGCCGAAATGGACACAGTAGATATGCCGATCAGCAAGGATATTCGCGAGCCGTAAAGGAGCCTGGAGAGATAATCCCGTCCAAGACCATCTGTGCCCAGGGGGTGTGCCCATTCGCCCTGGGAATGCCAAACAGGTGGCACCAATCTCTTTCCCAGATCCTGGACATAGGGATCGTATGGAGCGATCCAAGGGGCCAGAAGGGCTGTGATGATTATGGCCAAAAGTACACAGCCACCGAAGACCAGGCCCCCATGTTTCAAGATCCTTCGTAATGTGGAGAAAGGCTCTGATATGATTTCGTTTTCCAAAGAATGGGAGATCGTGGCTGCCTGGCCGGTCTTGTTCATGTCAAACCCTCAATGTACTCGAATGCGAGGATCCAAAGCAGCATTTAGGACATCTGAAAGGAGGGTCAACAAAACGTAAATCATGGACAACATCAGCACGATGGCCTGGACCACAGGGAGATCCGACCTTCTGATGGATTCCCAGGCCA is a genomic window containing:
- a CDS encoding ABC transporter permease → MNKTGQAATISHSLENEIISEPFSTLRRILKHGGLVFGGCVLLAIIITALLAPWIAPYDPYVQDLGKRLVPPVWHSQGEWAHPLGTDGLGRDYLSRLLYGSRISLLIGISTVSISAVIGSLLGILAGYFGGRVDLVVSFLIMVRLAMPVILVALAVVALVGGSLQVVILVLGFLLWDRFAVVMRASTQLVRSADYVKAAQAAGASTHRILFTEILPNVLGQLVVVITLEMARAILLEAALSFLGLGVQPPLPSWGLMVSEGKEFMLFSPWVITIPGVALFLLVLAINLVGDGIRDVTAPETRI
- a CDS encoding acetate--CoA ligase family protein — encoded protein: MKADFRYLFSPSSVAVVGATEDQGKLGFHVMKSLLSGGFSGRVIPVNPARQSVLGLKAYPSLKEVPGMVDLVVLVVPASKVLEQVGICANRGVRGIVLITAGFKEIDDPWGAQLEKQVGEAAKGASIPIIGPNTFGLVSLHEGLNASFTPEFSRVKPGGIALISQSGGMSHLLAFLALRYGARFSKVVGLGNRCNVDFQDLLEYLIMDPLTRCVALYIEGLERARELSQEAQRLKGQKPLVAYKCGRSELGNKASRSHTGSLAGSYDIYRGAFRQSGILWVESSESLLDAARVLEVCPPVKGNRVAILSGQAGPAMAALDVCLSNGLEVRPFDNQTMQKIERLLPPLALRVNPVDMGPAWYDKEAIREIVKAIMESQAVDAILLLIMFASANRGAVAGLRDLLMEFGQKKPVISCIAAPPNIWDEQVQELEEQKALVNYPTPERAATALANLWRWSKMIKNTGSES
- a CDS encoding M20 family metallopeptidase codes for the protein MDKKAAISRAWDYVDSGEFFGDLARRVAIPTESQNPDREPQIRNYLSQEMGPYLESMGFQWEIMENKAVARLPFLVAQRMEDSSLPTVLTYGHGDTVMGMEGRWTHNRSPWQLVLDGQKLYGRGTADNKGQHTINLAAMRCVLKERGFMGFNVKVLLETAEEIGSPGLHQFCEEHRNLLEAHVLIASDGPRLRPARATVYGGSRGVFNFDLEVNLRKGAHHSGNWGGLLANPGIILAHAIASMVTSRGKILIPELMPEEIPEWVRESLAALDVEEEEGLSIDNGWGEPGLSLAEKVFGWSSLEVLAFQTGDPSAPAHAIPPRAWARCHLRFVAGQDPSSFLPAIRRHLDQHGFEQVEVKWVRESWTNATRMNPREPWVMRVMSSLHESSGQRPDFLPNLGGTLPNDAFRDILSLPTVWIPHSYKGCCQHAPDEHMLLPLARDAMGLMAGLFWDLGESS
- a CDS encoding ABC transporter ATP-binding protein, which translates into the protein MPVESNQIELQPSMPILAAKEVYRTFAVRVSPFRRKLLLRAVQGVSLKIMPGEVLGLVGESGCGKTTLVQMLLGLLPPSKGQILVLGKPMASLSRRSVSRVVQPIFQDPYSSLNPRHTLGSIISLPLRIHRVGNASQWREKTLEIMDQVGLPRHLFKSLPGQLSGGQRQRVAIARALIMRPSLVICDEPTSALDVSVQAQILNLLMDLKESFGLTYLLVSHNLAVVQHLASRVAVMYLGRIVEEAPTELLFQHPAHPYTRALISSILTPEPSLGLPEIPESWAFPDPLEPPGGCAFHPRCPKAQRICSSQPPPQIREGPHVLECHFPDLS
- a CDS encoding ABC transporter ATP-binding protein, with protein sequence MNPVLEVEGLHVKIPWRRTMVHPVQDLSFSVESGETLCLVGESGCGKSLTALAIMGLLPKTAIRSVTSLKLEGEELSWASDRRMSEIRGNRMSMIFQEPMTCLNPCYTVGNQLMEVIRRHKGVSRLKARQRALELLEHVGITAGQHRLRQYPHQLSGGLRQRVMIAMALMCEPKLLIADEPTTALDVTIQAQILRLIKNLQQEFSLSVVLITHDLGVVARTSHRVVVMYAGQIVETGTTQEVFSNPLHPYTKALMDCIPVPGKTRPGQRLGAIPGLVPALLGDLNRCYFSNRCSLVHKECLEGSIGLMELSPGRTVRCLLNPTK